In one window of Gopherus evgoodei ecotype Sinaloan lineage chromosome 9, rGopEvg1_v1.p, whole genome shotgun sequence DNA:
- the KCNE4 gene encoding potassium voltage-gated channel subfamily E member 4, with the protein MLKMDHTNMTQTMLTAEPQTPEKNNSSGNEYFYILIVMSFYGIFLMGIMLGYMKSKRKEKKSNLLLLYKDEERCWGEAMKPRPAVSGLRSVQIPMMLNVLQESMVPSLSCAVCSMEGSSVSSESSSPDIHFTIQEEVLDAELGEASEALLNESSEGSSENIHQNS; encoded by the coding sequence ATGTTGAAGATGGATCATACAAACATGACCCAAACCATGTTGACTGCTGAACCTCAGACTCCGGAGAAGAACAACAGCAGCGGCAATGAGTACTTTTACATTTTGATTGTCATGTCTTTCTATGGGATCTTCTTAATGGGAATAATGCTGGGCTAcatgaaatccaagaggaaagaaaagaaatccaaTTTGCTTCTGCTCTACAAAGATGAAGAAAGGTGTTGGGGAGAAGCCATGAAACCTCGGCCAGCCGTGTCAGGACTGAGGTCCGTCCAGATCCCCATGATGCTAAATGTGCTGCAAGAGAGTATGGTACCATCTTTGTCATGTGCTGTCTGCTCCATGGAGGGAAGCAGTGTGAGTTCGGAGTCTTCTTCACCTGATATTCACTTCACCATTCAAGAGGAAGTGCTGGATGCTGAGCTGGGGGAAGCGTCAGAAGCCCTTCTCAATGAGAGCAGTGAAGGGTCTTCAGAAAACATCCACCAAAATTCCTAG